From Vitis vinifera cultivar Pinot Noir 40024 chromosome 5, ASM3070453v1, the proteins below share one genomic window:
- the LOC104879396 gene encoding vegetative cell wall protein gp1-like, whose amino-acid sequence MAKTRGGLFGSPSSPTPRPHRAAIGAAPSPPVQAPAIPPSEGEAPSQRRYPTRRPPTEPVPPAEQAASPVSRPPAKRTKFSGPGESSHAPQAEPPTEEPQIPVENNPETIIRRPMIAGPPIEAPTVPTPPKLPRDEQLPQAQQDEILIDTTPPAPAAHTSVHMPEAIHPSSPLTQAAPPVMPATPVPPPSSEPTVTVSLTEFRGLIQQHLSMQTPFGHDRSAPSEPLVPDEESLPAEQPIPEEQIRAEPSHDPTTI is encoded by the exons ATGGCAAAGACCAGAGGAGGCCTTTTCGGCTCCCCATCCTCACCGACACCTCGACCACATCGAGCCGCCATCGGAGCCGCGCCCTCGCCTCCTGTTCAGGCCCCGgccattcccccatctgagggggaAGCTCCTTCTCAGCGCCGATACCCCACCAGGAGGCCACCCACGGAACCTGTGCCACCAGCCGAGCAAGCCGCGAGCCCTGTTTCTCGGCCACCAGCGAAGAGAACTAAgttctcgggtcctggagagTCATCCCATGCGCCTCAGGCAGAGCCGCCTACAGAGGAGCCTCAGATTCCTGTAGAGAATAATCCTGAGACCattatcaggcgtcccatgatagcCGGACCACCGATAGAAG CCCCAACTGTGCCTACACCTCCAAAGCTACCCCGAGATGAGCAGCTacctcaggcccagcaggatgagattctcatAGACACCACacctcctgcccctgcagcacacACCTCTGTGCATATGCCTGAGGCTATACATCCTTCTTCTCCTCTCACTCAGGCTGCTCCACCAGTCATGCCAGCTACCCCAGtacctcctccttcatctgagcccactgtcaccgTTTCTCTTACGGAATTCAGAGGCCTA attcagcagcatTTGAGTATGCAGACACCTTttgggcatgataggtctgcaccatccgagcctctagtgcCAGATGAGGAGAGCTTACCAGCTGAGCAGCCTATACCAGAGGAGcagatcagagcagagccatcacatgatcCCACTACTAtctga